The Planococcus liqunii genome includes a region encoding these proteins:
- a CDS encoding PolC-type DNA polymerase III: MTNQQDPKMRFKLLLQHLDLTDDVHMPFFEEAELTRMTVHKKERTWRFLIKVKQTLPLKLFLLLKERLNTTFATIANVQLSIESESTTADGDLVMEYWRYVVEEFSDMAPPLRDQLLSQVPEWNGSKLMLCCSHEHEMMALKSKYTDKLSGAFQQFGFPRIAIEFQLAEGDQEAAHLAFMEQRRIEEIEMASKALADMKKRETDRKENGVPSGPFQMGVAIKPDEKIVEIKSIVDEERRVTIEGFVFDVEVRELRSGRSLLTVKMTDYTDSILVKMFSRDKEDAELMGSLKKGMWLKARGSIQTDTFVRDLVMMAQDMVEINPQLRKDTAEEKRVELHLHTPMSAMDAVSSVDSLVSQAAKWGHPAIAITDHAGVQSFPDAYAASKKYGIKAIFGLEANLVDDGVPIAYEERHALLEEETFVVFDLETTGLSAVYDTIIELAAVKIKGGQIVDKFESFANPHHDLSATTIELTGITDDMVKNAPEVEEVIRKYHEWAGDHIMVAHNASFDMGFLYVSYKKYGIDMKHATIDTLELARMLHPELKNHRLNTLAKKFGIELTQHHRAIYDTEATSYLLTHLLKEAHEKGILYHDQLNDYVGAGDAYKRSRPTHCTLLAQNEEGLKNLFKLVSASHIDYFYRVPRIPRSLLQRHRKGLLVGSGCDKGEVFEAVMQKSMEEVEQTAKFYDYLEVHPKEVYSHLIEKELIRDEWNLEDVMRKLVKVSRKLELPLVATGNVHYLDENDAIFRQVLIGSQGGANPLNRQKLPKVHFRTTDEMLEAFDFLGAETAKEIVVTNSNKIADMIETVKPIKDDLYTPKIEGADEEVRELSYDMAHKIYGPDLPEIVEARIEKELKSIIGHGFAVIYLISHKLVKKSLDDGYLVGSRGSVGSSLVATLTEITEVNPLPPHYICTKCKKSEFFDDGSVGSGFDLPDKNCPDCDIPFQKEGQDIPFETFLGFKGDKVPDIDLNFSGDYQARAHNYTKELFGEDNVFRAGTIGTVAEKTAYGYVRGYANDHNLAFRGAEIDRLVQGCSGVKRSTGQHPGGIIVVPDYMDIYDFSPIQFPADAQDSEWKTTHFDFHSIHDNLLKLDILGHDDPTVIRMLQDLSGIDPKTIPTDDPEVMKIFSGVESLGVTEKQIGCKTGTYGIPEFGTRFVRQMLEETKPTTFSELVQISGLSHGTDVWLSNAQELIQNGTCQLSDVIGCRDDIMVYLIYQGLESSLAFKIMESVRKGKGLTPEMEEAMKKEGVPNWYIESCKKIKYMFPKAHAAAYVLMAVRIAYFKVHFPILYYAAYFTVRAEDFDVNAMAKGSQSIRAKIDEINAKGLEASTKEKNLLTVMELALEMVERGYTFQKVDLYKSSADQFIIDGKTLIPPFNAIPGLGTNAAKSIVAARELGTFLSKEDLQQRGRVSKTIIEYMDDHGCLEGMPDANQLSLF; the protein is encoded by the coding sequence ATGACAAACCAGCAAGATCCAAAGATGCGATTCAAGCTACTTCTTCAGCATCTCGACCTGACAGACGATGTACACATGCCTTTTTTCGAAGAGGCTGAACTGACACGGATGACGGTCCATAAAAAAGAGCGGACCTGGCGTTTTCTGATTAAAGTAAAACAAACTTTGCCGCTGAAATTATTTCTATTATTAAAAGAACGTTTGAATACAACTTTTGCGACCATTGCAAATGTGCAGCTTTCGATTGAAAGCGAAAGCACAACAGCAGACGGCGATCTGGTCATGGAATACTGGCGTTATGTAGTCGAAGAGTTTTCAGACATGGCCCCGCCTTTGCGCGACCAGCTGCTTTCACAAGTACCGGAATGGAACGGCAGCAAGCTGATGCTATGCTGCAGCCATGAACATGAAATGATGGCCTTGAAGTCGAAGTATACCGACAAATTGTCAGGTGCCTTCCAGCAATTCGGGTTTCCGCGTATAGCCATCGAGTTCCAGCTCGCTGAAGGCGACCAGGAAGCAGCTCATTTAGCCTTTATGGAACAGCGCCGCATCGAAGAAATAGAAATGGCATCCAAGGCGTTGGCGGACATGAAGAAACGGGAAACCGACCGCAAAGAAAACGGTGTGCCATCGGGACCATTCCAGATGGGTGTGGCTATCAAGCCGGATGAGAAAATTGTGGAGATCAAATCGATTGTCGATGAAGAACGCAGAGTGACAATCGAAGGCTTTGTCTTCGACGTGGAAGTCCGCGAGCTTCGGAGCGGACGTTCGCTGCTGACCGTGAAAATGACAGACTATACCGATTCGATTTTAGTGAAGATGTTCTCACGCGACAAAGAAGACGCAGAATTGATGGGCAGCCTGAAAAAAGGCATGTGGCTGAAAGCGCGCGGTTCCATTCAAACCGATACCTTTGTGCGTGATTTGGTGATGATGGCGCAGGATATGGTGGAAATCAATCCCCAGCTCCGCAAGGATACTGCAGAAGAAAAACGGGTGGAATTGCATCTGCATACGCCAATGAGCGCAATGGACGCTGTTTCGTCTGTTGATTCCCTGGTGTCGCAAGCTGCCAAATGGGGACACCCGGCCATTGCGATCACGGACCATGCCGGCGTGCAATCTTTTCCGGATGCTTATGCTGCCAGCAAGAAATACGGCATTAAGGCGATATTTGGGCTGGAAGCGAACTTGGTGGACGACGGCGTGCCGATCGCCTACGAAGAGCGCCATGCGTTGCTTGAAGAAGAAACATTTGTCGTATTTGACTTGGAAACGACCGGACTGTCGGCCGTTTACGATACCATTATCGAACTTGCCGCTGTCAAAATCAAAGGCGGCCAGATTGTCGATAAATTTGAAAGCTTTGCCAATCCGCATCACGATTTGTCCGCAACGACTATAGAACTGACGGGCATCACAGATGACATGGTGAAAAATGCGCCGGAAGTGGAAGAAGTCATCCGCAAGTACCATGAATGGGCAGGCGACCATATCATGGTTGCGCATAACGCATCATTCGATATGGGCTTTTTATACGTGTCTTATAAAAAATACGGCATTGACATGAAGCATGCCACGATCGATACATTGGAACTGGCCCGTATGCTGCATCCGGAATTGAAAAACCACCGGTTGAATACGCTCGCGAAAAAATTCGGCATCGAATTGACCCAGCATCACCGGGCCATTTACGATACGGAAGCCACTTCGTATTTGCTGACGCATTTGCTGAAAGAAGCACACGAAAAAGGCATCCTTTACCATGACCAGCTGAATGATTATGTCGGCGCTGGTGATGCTTACAAACGTTCACGCCCGACCCATTGCACTTTGCTAGCGCAAAATGAGGAGGGGCTGAAGAATCTGTTCAAACTGGTTTCTGCTTCGCATATCGATTATTTCTACCGGGTGCCGCGTATTCCGCGCTCGCTGCTGCAGCGCCACCGAAAAGGGCTGCTTGTCGGCTCGGGCTGCGACAAAGGGGAAGTATTCGAAGCGGTGATGCAAAAATCGATGGAAGAAGTCGAACAGACGGCCAAGTTCTATGATTATTTAGAAGTCCATCCAAAAGAAGTGTACTCCCATTTGATTGAAAAAGAATTGATCCGCGATGAATGGAATCTGGAAGACGTCATGCGCAAGCTGGTGAAAGTCAGCCGCAAACTGGAATTGCCACTGGTGGCAACCGGGAACGTCCATTACCTGGACGAAAACGACGCTATTTTCCGGCAAGTGCTGATCGGTTCCCAAGGCGGCGCCAATCCGCTGAACCGCCAGAAATTGCCGAAAGTCCATTTCCGGACGACCGATGAAATGCTGGAAGCCTTCGATTTCCTTGGAGCCGAGACGGCGAAGGAAATCGTAGTCACCAACTCCAATAAAATAGCGGATATGATTGAAACGGTAAAACCGATCAAAGATGATCTGTATACACCGAAAATTGAAGGTGCGGACGAAGAGGTACGGGAATTGAGCTACGATATGGCCCATAAAATCTATGGTCCGGATTTGCCGGAAATCGTCGAAGCCCGCATCGAAAAAGAATTGAAATCGATTATCGGCCACGGTTTCGCTGTAATTTACCTCATTTCGCATAAACTGGTGAAGAAATCGCTCGACGACGGCTATCTTGTAGGTTCGCGGGGATCGGTTGGTTCTTCACTGGTTGCGACATTGACGGAAATTACGGAAGTCAACCCATTGCCGCCGCATTATATTTGCACGAAATGCAAAAAATCCGAGTTTTTCGATGACGGGTCTGTCGGGTCGGGATTCGATTTGCCGGACAAAAACTGTCCGGATTGCGACATTCCTTTCCAAAAAGAAGGGCAGGATATCCCGTTTGAAACTTTCCTCGGCTTTAAAGGGGATAAAGTTCCCGATATCGATTTGAACTTCAGTGGTGACTATCAGGCAAGAGCCCACAACTACACGAAGGAATTGTTCGGGGAAGACAATGTATTCCGTGCCGGCACCATCGGAACGGTAGCGGAAAAAACAGCGTACGGCTATGTCCGGGGTTATGCCAATGACCACAATTTAGCGTTCAGAGGCGCGGAAATTGACCGGCTTGTCCAAGGCTGCTCCGGCGTTAAGCGAAGCACAGGGCAGCATCCGGGCGGAATTATCGTTGTTCCAGACTATATGGATATTTATGATTTCTCGCCGATCCAGTTTCCGGCAGATGCCCAGGATTCGGAATGGAAAACGACGCATTTTGACTTCCATTCGATTCACGATAACTTATTGAAACTTGATATACTTGGACACGATGATCCAACGGTGATCCGGATGCTGCAGGATTTATCCGGCATTGATCCGAAAACGATTCCGACGGATGATCCGGAAGTGATGAAAATCTTTTCCGGCGTAGAGTCTCTTGGCGTTACGGAGAAACAGATCGGCTGTAAAACCGGAACGTACGGCATTCCGGAGTTTGGGACGCGTTTTGTGCGCCAGATGCTCGAAGAAACAAAACCGACGACGTTTTCCGAGCTCGTCCAGATTTCCGGGCTTTCCCACGGAACGGATGTATGGCTCAGCAATGCCCAGGAATTGATTCAAAACGGAACATGCCAATTGTCCGATGTAATCGGATGCCGGGATGACATCATGGTTTACCTGATTTACCAGGGGCTTGAATCTTCATTGGCGTTCAAGATCATGGAATCGGTCCGTAAAGGGAAAGGGCTGACTCCGGAAATGGAAGAAGCGATGAAAAAAGAAGGGGTCCCGAACTGGTATATTGAATCGTGCAAAAAGATCAAATACATGTTCCCGAAAGCCCACGCCGCCGCTTATGTGTTGATGGCTGTGCGCATCGCCTATTTCAAGGTGCACTTCCCGATCCTTTACTACGCAGCGTACTTTACGGTACGGGCAGAAGATTTCGATGTCAACGCAATGGCCAAAGGTTCGCAGTCCATCCGTGCAAAAATCGATGAAATCAATGCCAAAGGGCTTGAAGCTTCGACGAAAGAAAAGAACTTGCTGACGGTTATGGAATTGGCACTTGAAATGGTTGAACGCGGCTATACATTCCAGAAAGTCGATTTGTATAAATCGTCTGCCGATCAGTTCATCATCGATGGCAAAACGCTGATTCCGCCGTTTAATGCGATTCCGGGACTCGGGACGAACGCCGCCAAATCGATTGTTGCTGCCCGCGAACTAGGAACGTTCTTGTCGAAAGAGGACTTGCAGCAGCGGGGGCGCGTTTCAAAGACCATCATCGAATACATGGACGACCATGGCTGCTTAGAAGGCATGCCGGATGCCAATCAGCTTTCGCTGTTCTAG
- a CDS encoding YlxQ family RNA-binding protein produces MNTEQLKTKEKFLQILGLATRARMTTSGEGMAVAEVRSGNAKLVILSEDASENTSKKVHDKCKSYNVDLQVFGTRFELGHAIGKAERVVVAITDQGFAKKLASLLEEINRG; encoded by the coding sequence ATGAACACTGAACAACTAAAGACCAAAGAGAAATTCCTGCAAATTTTAGGATTGGCTACCCGAGCCCGGATGACGACCTCCGGAGAAGGCATGGCAGTGGCTGAAGTGCGGAGTGGCAATGCAAAATTGGTCATATTGTCAGAAGATGCATCAGAGAATACCAGCAAGAAAGTGCATGATAAATGCAAATCGTACAATGTTGATCTCCAAGTATTCGGAACGCGTTTTGAACTTGGACATGCAATAGGCAAAGCAGAGCGTGTAGTAGTAGCAATCACCGATCAAGGGTTTGCAAAAAAACTAGCGAGTTTGCTTGAAGAAATTAACCGGGGGTGA
- a CDS encoding proline--tRNA ligase, whose translation MKQTATFIPTLRETPADADVKSHQLLLRAGFIRQNTSGVYSFLPLGKRVLQKVENVIREEMEAVNSVEVFLPALQQAELWQETGRWYSYGDELMRLTDRNNREFALGATHEEVITSLLRDEIKSYKKLPLNLFQIQSKFRDEKRPRFGLLRGREFLMKDAYSFHATKESLDDTYNDMMQAYTNIFTRLGLNFRAVIADSGAIGGKDNHEFMVLSEIGEDTIAYSDTSSYAANIEMAAVNMEYPKSDEAVKELEKVATPDQKTIVDVAAFLNTTPEQCIKTLVFKADEELVVVLSRGDHEINDVKVKHATGATIVELAEPEEVQQALGCEIGSLGPVKLPSSIKVYADHAVQSVVNGVTGANEDGFHFINVNPEKDFSVESYADLRFVQEGDPSPDGEGTIQFAKGIEVGHIFKLGTTYSEPMKATFLNDQGRAMPYIMGCYGIGVSRVMAAVAEQFQDDNGFIWPDAIAPYEVHILPVNMKDETQRELGEDLYKLLKSYRYEVLLDDRNERAGVKFTDADLIGLPVRITVGKKASEGILEVKYRRTGETFEWKREELLDHLQQFFKK comes from the coding sequence ATGAAACAAACAGCAACTTTTATCCCTACATTAAGAGAAACACCGGCGGATGCAGATGTTAAATCGCATCAGCTATTATTGCGGGCTGGATTTATCCGCCAAAATACGAGCGGTGTTTATTCGTTTCTGCCTTTAGGCAAACGCGTTCTGCAAAAAGTGGAAAATGTGATCCGCGAAGAAATGGAAGCAGTCAACAGTGTGGAAGTCTTCCTTCCGGCGCTGCAACAAGCAGAGCTTTGGCAAGAAACCGGCCGCTGGTATTCATACGGCGACGAATTGATGAGGCTGACCGACCGCAATAACCGTGAATTTGCTCTTGGAGCAACACATGAAGAAGTCATTACGAGCCTGCTTCGCGATGAGATCAAATCCTATAAGAAATTGCCGTTGAATTTATTCCAGATTCAGTCGAAATTCCGCGACGAAAAACGTCCGCGCTTCGGTTTGCTTCGCGGGCGTGAATTCTTGATGAAAGATGCATATTCGTTCCATGCAACGAAAGAAAGCTTGGATGACACATACAACGATATGATGCAGGCGTATACGAATATTTTCACACGTCTGGGATTAAACTTCCGCGCAGTCATCGCTGACTCAGGAGCTATTGGCGGAAAAGACAACCATGAATTTATGGTGCTTTCTGAAATTGGCGAAGACACAATTGCCTATTCCGACACGTCTTCCTATGCTGCAAATATTGAAATGGCAGCAGTGAACATGGAATATCCAAAATCGGATGAAGCGGTAAAAGAGCTGGAAAAAGTGGCAACGCCGGACCAGAAGACCATTGTGGATGTTGCAGCCTTCCTGAACACAACACCGGAACAATGCATCAAGACATTAGTATTTAAAGCGGACGAGGAATTGGTAGTGGTATTGTCCCGCGGCGACCACGAAATCAATGACGTCAAAGTGAAGCATGCAACAGGTGCGACAATCGTCGAGCTTGCTGAACCGGAAGAAGTGCAGCAGGCATTGGGCTGCGAAATCGGTTCTCTTGGGCCGGTGAAATTGCCGTCATCGATCAAGGTGTACGCAGATCATGCGGTACAATCAGTAGTCAACGGTGTCACAGGCGCGAACGAAGATGGCTTCCATTTCATCAACGTCAACCCTGAAAAAGATTTCTCTGTTGAATCTTATGCGGATCTTCGCTTTGTCCAAGAGGGAGATCCTTCTCCAGACGGTGAAGGCACCATCCAATTTGCCAAAGGCATCGAAGTCGGCCATATCTTCAAACTGGGTACGACTTACAGCGAGCCGATGAAAGCGACATTCCTGAACGACCAGGGCAGAGCGATGCCTTATATCATGGGCTGCTACGGCATTGGTGTATCACGTGTGATGGCGGCTGTTGCTGAACAGTTCCAGGACGACAATGGCTTTATCTGGCCGGACGCAATTGCGCCGTACGAAGTGCATATTTTGCCGGTCAATATGAAAGACGAAACGCAGCGCGAGCTTGGAGAAGATTTATATAAATTATTGAAATCTTACCGCTACGAAGTGCTGCTTGACGACCGCAATGAGCGTGCAGGCGTTAAATTCACGGATGCTGATTTGATCGGCTTGCCGGTCCGCATCACCGTCGGCAAAAAAGCTTCTGAAGGAATTTTGGAAGTGAAATACCGCCGCACTGGAGAAACATTTGAGTGGAAACGGGAAGAATTGCTCGATCACCTGCAGCAATTCTTTAAAAAATAA
- the rnpM gene encoding RNase P modulator RnpM, translating to MALQKKIPLRKCVATGEMHPKKEMIRVVRTKEGEVFVDLTGKKSGRGAYVSKSEDAIELARKKKVLDNQLEVKVPAEIYDELTRVVLREQLKK from the coding sequence TTGGCTCTGCAAAAGAAAATTCCATTGCGTAAATGCGTCGCCACTGGCGAGATGCATCCTAAAAAAGAAATGATCCGTGTAGTCCGGACAAAAGAAGGCGAAGTGTTTGTCGATTTGACTGGCAAAAAGTCAGGCCGCGGCGCTTATGTCTCCAAATCGGAGGACGCCATTGAACTGGCGCGGAAAAAGAAAGTTTTGGACAATCAATTGGAAGTTAAAGTTCCGGCTGAAATTTACGACGAATTAACGCGCGTAGTCCTAAGAGAGCAGTTGAAGAAGTAA
- the rimP gene encoding ribosome maturation factor RimP — protein sequence MSKITEQIEQLALPITEELQLELVDVEFLKEGRSWFLRVYVDNPAAPIDIDQCALVSEKLSEILDKLDPIEQNYFLEVSSPGAERPLKKEQDFEKALGKFIYIKTYEPVENAKEFEGYLLSYTDEEVEIEVKIKTRRKKIVIERKKIAVIRLAIDFSAKLD from the coding sequence ATGAGCAAAATTACAGAACAAATTGAACAACTTGCTTTGCCCATCACAGAAGAACTTCAATTGGAACTTGTGGATGTGGAATTTTTAAAAGAGGGGCGCAGCTGGTTTTTGCGCGTCTATGTCGACAATCCGGCAGCACCGATCGACATCGATCAATGCGCGCTGGTCAGTGAAAAGCTGAGCGAGATTCTGGATAAGCTGGATCCGATTGAGCAAAACTATTTCTTGGAAGTTTCTTCACCTGGTGCAGAACGTCCATTGAAAAAAGAACAAGATTTCGAAAAAGCGCTCGGCAAGTTCATTTACATTAAAACGTATGAACCCGTTGAAAACGCAAAAGAATTCGAAGGTTACCTGTTGTCTTATACCGATGAAGAAGTTGAAATTGAAGTTAAAATCAAAACACGCAGAAAGAAAATTGTCATTGAACGGAAAAAGATCGCTGTTATCCGTTTAGCCATTGATTTTTCTGCAAAACTTGATTGA
- the nusA gene encoding transcription termination factor NusA — protein sequence MSNELLDALDALEKQKGISRDVLIEAIEAALVTAYKRNFNQAQNVRVDLNLNTGTMLVYSRKDVVEEVEDERLQISLEDAKAINPAYELADIVEEEVTPRNFGRIAAQTAKQVVTQRVREAERGLIFEEFVDRADDIVNGIVERMDARNLYVGLGKVEAVLPQTEQMPNESYQPHDRIKVYITKVERTTRGPQVFVSRTHPGLLRRLFENEVPEIFEGIVEIKSIAREAGDRSKISVVAHRDDIDPVGSCVGAKGARVQTIVNELNGEKIDIVEWSEEPVVFVANALSPSKVLDVQVNEAEKSTTVVVPDYQLSLAIGKRGQNARLAAKLTGWKIDIKSETDARELGIYPNENSTIELVESGEELDDFDFYEEKE from the coding sequence ATGAGCAATGAGTTATTGGATGCATTGGATGCTTTAGAAAAGCAAAAAGGGATTTCAAGAGATGTTTTGATTGAAGCGATTGAAGCAGCGCTAGTTACAGCTTACAAACGCAACTTCAACCAGGCGCAGAACGTGCGAGTGGACTTGAATTTGAATACAGGGACGATGCTGGTCTATTCACGCAAAGACGTCGTCGAAGAAGTGGAAGACGAGCGTTTGCAAATTTCGCTGGAAGATGCGAAAGCAATCAATCCGGCATACGAACTGGCGGACATCGTAGAAGAAGAGGTAACTCCTCGGAACTTCGGACGCATTGCTGCCCAAACTGCGAAGCAAGTGGTAACGCAGCGTGTGCGCGAAGCAGAGCGCGGATTGATTTTCGAAGAATTTGTGGACCGTGCTGATGATATCGTCAACGGCATCGTTGAACGCATGGATGCCCGCAACCTATATGTAGGCCTTGGAAAAGTGGAAGCAGTGCTTCCACAGACTGAGCAAATGCCGAATGAATCCTACCAGCCGCATGACCGCATCAAAGTGTATATCACAAAAGTGGAGCGCACAACGCGCGGGCCTCAGGTATTTGTATCCCGTACGCACCCTGGATTGCTTCGCCGCTTGTTTGAAAACGAAGTTCCTGAGATTTTCGAAGGAATCGTTGAAATCAAATCAATTGCACGTGAAGCTGGAGACCGTTCGAAGATTTCTGTCGTTGCACACCGCGACGATATTGACCCGGTCGGCTCATGTGTTGGAGCAAAAGGCGCACGCGTTCAGACAATCGTCAACGAATTGAACGGCGAGAAAATTGATATCGTTGAATGGTCCGAAGAACCGGTAGTGTTTGTCGCAAATGCGCTTAGCCCTTCAAAAGTTCTGGACGTCCAAGTCAACGAAGCCGAAAAATCGACAACCGTTGTGGTACCGGATTATCAATTGTCATTGGCAATCGGTAAACGCGGACAAAACGCGCGTCTTGCTGCAAAACTGACAGGCTGGAAAATCGATATCAAGAGCGAAACGGATGCCCGTGAACTTGGGATTTACCCAAATGAAAATTCAACAATCGAACTGGTTGAGTCCGGTGAAGAGCTTGACGATTTTGATTTTTATGAGGAAAAAGAATAA
- the infB gene encoding translation initiation factor IF-2 codes for MTKIRVHEYAKKVDKPSKEIIDQLSKLNIEVANHMATLEDNAVTKLDGIYKKPAAGRTQARQQHQAQNRPSGQGQSRPQNSGQGSSRPAGQGQSRPQNSGQGQSRPAGQGQSRPQSSGQGQNRPAGAKGSNFTPKAAKPTAGPGQRNNRPGGGGGRGGQNRNRKGRQQQPVNPLPPMPKREKELPAKITFSESLTVAELAKKLGREPSEIIKKLFMLGVMATINQELDKDAIELICAEYEVEVEEEILVDKTDLEVYFEPEDETLQEERPPVVTIMGHVDHGKTTLLDSIRNTKVTAGEAGGITQHIGAYQVDENGKKITFLDTPGHAAFTTMRARGAKVTDLAIIVVAADDGVMPQTVEAINHAKAAEVPIIIAVNKMDKPSANPDRVMQELTEHGLVPEAWGGETIFVPISALKGEGIDALLEMILLVSEVGELKANPARRAIGTVIEAELDKGRGSVATLLVQDGTLHVGDPIVVGNTFGRVRAMVNDLGRRVKDAGPSTPVEITGLNDVPQAGDRFVVFEDEKTARQVGETRATSALQVQRSEKTRVTLDNLFDQLKQGEMKELNLIVKADVQGAVEAMAASLMKIDVEGVNVKIIHTGAGAITESDISLAAASNAIVIGFNVRPDVNAKRAAEAEGVDIRLHRIIYKVIEEIEFAMKGLLDPEFEEKIIGQAEVRSTFKVSKVGTIAGSYVVEGKITRDSGVRIIREGIVVFEGELDTLKRFKDDAKEVAKGYECGITIKNFNDIKEGDVIEAFVMEEIERK; via the coding sequence ATGACCAAAATTCGAGTACATGAATACGCTAAAAAAGTAGATAAGCCAAGCAAAGAGATTATTGACCAGTTATCAAAGCTTAACATTGAAGTGGCCAACCATATGGCGACATTGGAAGACAATGCTGTAACAAAATTGGACGGCATTTACAAAAAACCTGCTGCAGGACGTACACAAGCACGCCAACAGCACCAGGCACAAAACCGTCCATCAGGTCAGGGGCAGTCCCGTCCACAAAACAGTGGCCAAGGGTCATCACGCCCAGCAGGACAGGGACAATCCCGTCCGCAAAACAGCGGACAAGGGCAATCGCGTCCAGCAGGACAAGGCCAGTCTCGTCCACAGAGCAGCGGACAAGGCCAGAACCGTCCGGCAGGAGCAAAAGGATCGAACTTTACGCCTAAAGCAGCAAAACCGACTGCAGGTCCAGGACAGCGCAACAACCGTCCGGGCGGCGGCGGAGGCCGCGGAGGCCAAAACCGCAATCGCAAAGGCAGACAACAGCAGCCAGTGAACCCGCTGCCGCCAATGCCAAAACGCGAGAAAGAATTGCCGGCTAAAATTACATTCAGCGAGTCTTTGACTGTAGCGGAACTGGCAAAAAAATTAGGGCGCGAGCCGTCTGAAATCATCAAAAAATTATTTATGCTTGGTGTAATGGCTACTATCAACCAAGAATTGGATAAAGACGCAATTGAATTGATTTGTGCGGAATACGAAGTGGAAGTGGAAGAAGAAATCCTGGTGGATAAAACCGACCTGGAAGTCTACTTCGAGCCGGAAGACGAAACACTTCAAGAAGAGCGTCCACCTGTTGTTACGATCATGGGACACGTTGACCATGGTAAAACAACTTTGCTTGATTCGATCCGCAACACGAAAGTGACTGCCGGAGAAGCAGGCGGAATTACGCAGCATATCGGTGCTTACCAAGTAGATGAAAATGGCAAAAAAATCACATTCCTAGATACACCGGGACACGCGGCGTTTACAACAATGCGTGCACGCGGAGCTAAAGTGACGGATCTTGCCATTATCGTTGTAGCTGCTGATGACGGCGTTATGCCGCAGACAGTAGAAGCGATCAACCATGCCAAAGCTGCTGAAGTGCCAATCATCATTGCGGTCAACAAAATGGATAAGCCAAGTGCCAATCCTGACCGCGTCATGCAGGAACTTACAGAACATGGCCTTGTGCCGGAAGCTTGGGGCGGCGAAACGATTTTCGTGCCGATCTCTGCTTTGAAAGGCGAAGGCATCGACGCTTTGCTTGAAATGATTTTGCTTGTTTCGGAAGTAGGCGAGTTGAAAGCCAACCCGGCGCGCCGTGCAATTGGTACGGTTATTGAAGCCGAACTTGATAAAGGCCGCGGTTCGGTAGCTACTTTGCTTGTACAAGATGGTACGTTGCACGTTGGAGATCCGATTGTTGTCGGGAATACATTTGGCCGTGTGCGTGCGATGGTCAATGACCTTGGCCGCCGTGTGAAAGATGCAGGCCCGTCGACTCCGGTTGAAATTACAGGATTGAATGATGTCCCGCAAGCCGGTGACCGTTTTGTCGTATTTGAAGATGAGAAAACAGCTCGCCAAGTCGGGGAAACCCGTGCAACTTCAGCGCTTCAAGTACAGCGTTCTGAAAAAACACGCGTCACGCTTGATAATTTGTTTGACCAGTTGAAACAAGGGGAAATGAAAGAATTGAACCTGATTGTTAAGGCTGACGTTCAAGGTGCAGTTGAAGCAATGGCGGCTTCATTGATGAAAATCGATGTAGAAGGCGTCAATGTGAAAATCATTCACACGGGAGCCGGTGCCATTACTGAATCCGATATTTCCCTAGCGGCTGCATCGAATGCCATCGTCATCGGTTTCAACGTCCGTCCTGATGTTAATGCGAAACGCGCTGCAGAAGCAGAAGGCGTCGATATTCGTTTGCACCGCATCATCTACAAAGTAATCGAAGAGATTGAATTTGCGATGAAAGGGTTATTGGATCCTGAATTCGAAGAAAAAATCATCGGGCAGGCTGAAGTGCGCAGCACGTTCAAGGTATCCAAAGTGGGCACGATTGCCGGAAGTTATGTAGTGGAAGGCAAAATCACTCGAGACAGTGGTGTGCGCATTATCCGTGAAGGCATCGTGGTATTCGAAGGCGAACTTGATACGCTGAAACGTTTTAAAGATGATGCAAAAGAAGTTGCCAAAGGATACGAATGCGGTATCACGATTAAAAACTTTAACGACATCAAAGAAGGCGATGTTATTGAAGCATTCGTTATGGAAGAAATCGAACGCAAATGA